DNA sequence from the Archangium lipolyticum genome:
CCCGCTCAACCTGGGCTCCGAGTTCGCGTTCCCCAACGTGAAGAAGAACTACGAGCTCTCCCGGGCGAAAAAGGAGGGATTCTGGATCACCAGCCCCTCCAGCCACATCGGCTACCGAAGCGTGGCGTTCCTGGCCGAGTGGTTGGGGGTGGGCTACCACGAGGGCCCATACGCCACGCTCGAGGAATTGCAGGCCGGGCTGGACACGATGAAGGCGGAGCGCAGCGCCCTCATCGGCTTCAACGACACGGTGCTCAGCGGCAAGGCGGTGAAGGCGCTCCTCGAGTACTCCCGCGCCCGGCGCGTCCCGCTCTTCTGGGTCAACAACGCGGCCATCATCAAGCAGGCTGGCGTGGCGGACTTCTCCAGCGACTTCGAGGCCGTGGGACGCCTGGTGGGCCGGATGTGCCTGTCCATTCTGCGTGACGGCAAGCCCGTCAGCGAGGTGCCCTTCGAGAATGACCCGGGGCAGAAGCTCACGCTCAACCTCCCGGGCTGCCGCGAGCTCGGCTTCTCGATTCCTCCGGAGGTGCAGTCTCGCTTCGACGAGGTCGAGCCATGAGCAAGCAGGTGCAGGTGCTCGGCTACCACGAGACGCTCGGCCGCGTCCGCTTCGGTGAGGTGGACCGGTACGGGTATCTCTGGCATGGCCATGCGCTCGCCTACTTCGAGGCCGCGAGGGCCGACCTGGCGCGCCGCACCCAGCTGAGCGTGTCGGACCTGCTGGAGTTCAACATGGCCGTCCCCATGGTGGATCTGTGGGTCGAGTACAAGAAGCCGGCGCACGAGGAGGAGGAGCTCGTCACCCAGATTTCCCTGCTGCGCCAGCCGCTGCGCACCCCCTTCATCGAGTTCGCCTACCGCATCGTGAAGCTGCAGGACGGCCAGGAAGTCCTACGCGGGCGGACGCGGCAGCTCATGATGCCCCAGAGCGGGAAGCTCGTGACGCGT
Encoded proteins:
- a CDS encoding ABC transporter substrate-binding protein yields the protein MTASLLPYRVRVVSSYIYEKEDSAPYSSMGKQNRWVVGFVSAITRLKSGLRDFDLQFQRIPPTREELIQLLARYREEGVRILIVPGTDSVVRIAEVNQDIPVVYFGAHPENNGMELLNHPNITGVRLNLPLIWSRENFFLLKSMVPDLERVYFPLNLGSEFAFPNVKKNYELSRAKKEGFWITSPSSHIGYRSVAFLAEWLGVGYHEGPYATLEELQAGLDTMKAERSALIGFNDTVLSGKAVKALLEYSRARRVPLFWVNNAAIIKQAGVADFSSDFEAVGRLVGRMCLSILRDGKPVSEVPFENDPGQKLTLNLPGCRELGFSIPPEVQSRFDEVEP
- a CDS encoding acyl-CoA thioesterase: MSKQVQVLGYHETLGRVRFGEVDRYGYLWHGHALAYFEAARADLARRTQLSVSDLLEFNMAVPMVDLWVEYKKPAHEEEELVTQISLLRQPLRTPFIEFAYRIVKLQDGQEVLRGRTRQLMMPQSGKLVTRLPDEVQRRLESVWSYLETRPRWQEDQILSLLGGPPRS